The following proteins are encoded in a genomic region of Takifugu rubripes chromosome 9, fTakRub1.2, whole genome shotgun sequence:
- the LOC101077034 gene encoding LOW QUALITY PROTEIN: carbohydrate sulfotransferase 1 (The sequence of the model RefSeq protein was modified relative to this genomic sequence to represent the inferred CDS: deleted 1 base in 1 codon) yields the protein MREECRATGGGKMECSWKTVLLLVCASLGVQYTAIRTLRDSVPGPCQGAYHCQSRHHRDIRWRALCDDGLMPNESPRKHILLFATTRSGSSFTGQLLNQHPEVFYVFEPLYHVQQAFTNSSSRLRRNLDRRALLGAYRDLLLNLYTCDLHFIENYIRPEPQEHVTSSFFRRSSSHALCLLPVCMDGVNAASPDSPDEAWCPKKCGALNLTLASLSCLSKEHIAIKTVRVPEVGDLRTLTEDPRLDLKIIHLVRDPRAILASRIMAFSEQFRPWKIWNSTGRQPRYVDLSQITSTCKDMTASAETGLQRLAWLRGRYLLVRYEDLAFNPKDKAGEIYRFVGLEMESRVQAWITKNTRSNGSSQSEWNYRYSTNRDSRATAESWRLRLTFDIVKTVQELCTDALSLLGYKKVHSAAELRNLSHSLVEIRTF from the exons ATG CGTGAAGAATGTAGGGCCACGGGCGGGGGCAAGATGGAGTGCTCCTGGAAGACAGTGCTGTTGCTGGTATGCGCATCTCTGGGGGTCCAGTACACAGCTATCCGCACCCTGAGGGACTCGGTGCCGGGACCCTGTCAGGGAGCCTACCACTGCCAGTCCAGGCACCACAGAG ACATCAGGTGGAGGGCCCTGTGCGATGACGGCCTGATGCCCAACGAGTCGCCTCGGAAACACATCCTGCTCTTTGCGACCACCCGTAGCGGCTCCTCCTTCACCGGACAGCTTCTCAACCAGCACCCAGAGGTCTTCTACGTGTTTGAGCCCCTCTACCATGTCCAGCAAGCCTTCACTAACTCCAGCAGCAGACTACGCCGCAACCTCGACCGCAGGGCACTTTTGGGAGCTTACAGGGACCTCCTCCTCAATCTGTACACGTGCGACCTCCACTTTATAGAGAATTACATCCGCCCTGAGCCGCAAGAACACGTCACCAGTTCCTTCTTCCGACGGAGCTCCAGCCATGCTCTCTGT CTCCTCCCTGTGTGCATGGACGGGGTAAACGCAGCATCACCTGACTCACCTGATGAAGCTTGGTGCCCTAAGAAGTGCGGGGCCCTCAACCTCACCCTGGCCTCCCTGTCGTGTCTGTCAAAAGAACATATAGCTATAAAAACTGTGAGGGTCCCCGAGGTGGGAGACCTACGCACCCTGACGGAAGATCCACGTCTGGACCTTAAGATCATCCACCTGGTGAGAGATCCTAGAGCCATCCTCGCCTCGCGCATCATGGCATTTTCAGAGCAGTTCCGGCCTTGGAAGATATGGAACTCCACAGGACGGCAGCCACGATACGTGGACTTGTCGCAGATCACCAGCACGTGCAAAGATATGACCgcctctgcagagacaggaCTGCAACGACTGGCGTGGTTGCGGGGACGCTACCTGCTGGTTCGTTATGAGGACCTGGCGTTCAACCCAAAAGACAAGGCTGGGGAGATCTACAGATTTGTGGGGCTGGAAATGGAGAGCAGGGTGCAGGCATGGATAACGAAGAACACCAGGAGCAATGGGTCCTCCCAGTCAGAGTGGAACTACAGGTACTCCACCAACAGGGACTCCAGAGCCacagcagagagctggaggCTTCGGCTCACTTTTGACATTGTGAAGAcggtgcaggagctgtgcacaGATGCTCTGTCGCTGCTGGGATACAAGAAGGTCCATTCAGCAGCCGAGCTTAGGAACTTGTCGCACAGTTTAGTGGAAATCAGGACTTTTTAG
- the mterf2 gene encoding transcription termination factor 2, mitochondrial produces MTREEETSVTSHPLSVGKGNRPQDFALMLRLVAASLCLRCQCVTPLHFNLRTCATQSSAENQQIVEDLYHLSVDIQKVRKLKGWVLCQSPAYPKEIACLLKDIGASELSIARIFTSHPEAVLCHPKHIQAQRELWMSVCSSQKDLVGIIEKFPASFFTSSSHHNNQQDNITYFQSLNLNKRIITKLMATAPQSFSRPVTQNKTMVHTLQQTYQELGGDELNMKIWLQKLLSQNPFVLLKPPEVLKQNLLFLRDRGFSSAELLHLLSKLRGFVTELSPDGMYRTLAYSQDTLGCSGAELRNIVLKCPALLYYPEAALSERIDGLLHAGISVSQLKETPTVLELTSQIVKYRIQQLKSLRYDVRTGSLEVLNGTKKDFEMNCGKLQLRRERPIFNPVAPLKGDD; encoded by the exons AtgacaagagaagaagaaacgtcCGTGACGTCACATCCGCTGTCCGTCGGTAAAG GCAACCGGCCTCAGGACTTTGCCTTAATGTTGCGCTTGGTTGCAGCATCCCTGTGCCTCCGGTGCCAGTGTGTTACACCTTTACACTTTAACCTAAGGACATGTGCAACCCAGAGCTCGGCAGAAAATCAGCAGATAGTGGAGGATCTCTATCACCTCTCTGTGGACATCCAAAAGGTCCGAAAACTCAAGGGCTGGGTTCTTTGTCAGAGCCCAGCCTATCCGAAAGAGATCGCTTGTCTGCTAAAAGACATTGGGGCCTCAGAACTCAGCATTGCTCGGATCTTTACAAGTCACCCTGAGGCAGTTCTCTGTCATCCGAAGCACATTCAAGCTCAGAGGGAGCTGTGGATGTCTGTGTGCTCCAGTCAGAAAGACTTGGTTGGTATTATAGAGAAATTCCCAGCCTCtttcttcacttcctccagcCACCATAACAACCAGCAGGACAACATCACTTACTTCCAGAGTCTGAACCTCAACAAGAGAATCATCACTAAGCTCATGGCCACTGCTCCCCAGAGCTTCAGCCGTCCAGTCACGCAGAACAAGACGATGGTGCACACTCTTCAGCAGACGTACCAGGAGCTCGGGGGAGACGAGCTCAACATGAAGATCTGgctccagaagctgctgagcCAGAATCCGTTTGTGCTCCTGAAGCCTCCAGAGGTGCTAAAGCAGAATCTGCTGTTTTTACGAGACCGAGGCTTCAGCAGCGCAGAGcttctccacctgctctccaAACTCAGGGGCTTTGTCACTGAGCTGAGCCCAGATGGCATGTATCGCACCCTGGCGTACTCTCAGGACACATTAGGCTGTTCTGGGGCCGAGCTGCGAAACATCGTTCTAAAATGCCCGGCATTGCTTTACTACCCTGAAGCTGCGCTTTCTGAGCGCATAGACGGCCTTCTCCATGCCGGCATCAGCGTGTCCCAACTCAAGGAGACTCCTACTGTTTTAGAACTGACCTCACAGATAGTTAAATATCGCATCCAGCAGCTGAAATCACTCCGTTATGATGTTAGAACTGGTAGTCTGGAGGTCCTGAATGGCACAAAGAAGGACTTTGAGATGAACTGTGGGAAGCTACAGCTGCGTAGAGAGAGACCTATTTTTAACCCCGTTGCTCCCCTAAAAGGAGATGATTGA